The Gossypium hirsutum isolate 1008001.06 chromosome A03, Gossypium_hirsutum_v2.1, whole genome shotgun sequence genome contains the following window.
AGCACTGTTCGATTTTTTCTTTCACAAACTCCATTTTGCTGAAGAGTATAAATTGTTGTTAGTTGATGATGAATTCCAGCTTGCTCACACAGCTTCCGAAACTTATCTAACATGTATTCAACACCATTAtctaatcttagagatttaatctTGCAGCCTGATTGGTTCTCAACTAGAGCTTTAAATTTGTTGAATGCTTTAAACACCTTTAATTTTTGCTTCAAAAAATAGATCCAACAGAATCTACTAAAATCGTCAATAAACAACACAAAGTATTTGTTGTCATTCAAAAAGGAAGTCTTCATTGGTCCATAAATGTCAGTGTGAACTAATTCGAGCTTGCCTCGAGCTCTCCATGCTTTATTAACTGGAAAAGGCAGTCTTGCCTGCTTACCAAGTTGGAAAACTTCACAAACATCATCACTGACCTCAATTTTGGACAAGTCTTCAACCAAATTCAATATATTCAGCAAACCAAGTGATTTGTAACTGACATGGCCTAACCTCTTGTGCCATAAACTAGCTAAGTCAGTAGTACTAGTATAGGCCTTCTTCTCTAGCTGATTTATATCCAGTGTGAAACACCTATCAGTCATAGGCACTGTAACCAGTGCTTGACCAAATGAATCCTCAACAACACAGGAGTTATTCTTGAAAACTAGTGAATAACCCTTCTCAATTAGCTGTCCAACACTAAGCAGGTTTTGGTCAATGTCAGGCACATAAAGTACATCAGAAATAACTTTGCTACCTGATTGTGTGCTGATCACTGCATCTCCTTTGCCTCTGGTCTCAATAAGGTTGCCATTTCCAACTATGACTTTGGAAGTAAACCTTTTGTTAAGATTCTTGAACAGTCTTTCATCTGAAGCCATACGGTGAGAACAACTACTGTCAACTAACCAGTTCTTACTGATTTTATTTGAGGTTTCATAACAAGATGCAGAAAAAACATGCTCTTCTTGAGCTTGAAGGTCTTCAGCAGCCTTAGCTTGCATTTTCTACTGACCTTGTACCTTCTTTTTGTTCTTGCACACTTTCTCAACATGTCCAAACTATTTACATCTCTAGCACTGAACATCTGGTCTGTGCCAACAGTTCTTCTCTAAATGTGTTGTCATTTTGTAGTGAATGCATGGTGGGAAGCTCTTTTTTTCAGCATCCCTTTTTGATTTCTCCCTTTTGTCAAGCCATGGTTTCTTGACTTTGTAGCTTGAACTTGAGCTTTCTTTAGCCTTTGCTTGGAAAGCTACTTCAAGGTGCTCTTCCTGCCTATTGGCCctcctttgctcaagtgcataTGGGGAATTTACCAACTCAGACAATGAGATGGCTGATAAATCCCTCAAGTCCTCCAATGAAGAAATCTTTGACTCAAATTTttcagggagagttgtaataaccttttcaacaactctgctctcACTGAAATCATCACCAAGGAGCCTAATGTTGTTGACTATGGCCATTATCCTACCAGAGTACTACTTGATGGTCTCTGACTCTTTCTTCTTCAAGTTTTCAAAATCCCTCCTAAGGTTGATAAGTTGTTACTGCCTTGTCTTGCTTGACCCCATAAACTCCTTCTTTAGCTTCTCTCATGCTTGCTTTGGTGAGTCACAAGCCATTATCCGAGTGAAGATCACATCATATACCCCATTCAGCAAGCAAGCCATTGCTTTATGCTTCTTGGCACACTCTTCACTGTGGTGCCTCATTTGAGCAATGGTTGGATTGGCCCTCAATAGAGGTGGTTTAGCATCATTCTCGATCACATTCTACAAATTATGTGCTTGAAGGTATGTCTTCATCTTAACTACCCAGATGTGGTAGTTCTCTCCAGCAAACACAGgtagtggtggtggtggtggtggtgtaaAGCTCATCTTTGTAGCAAACAAACAGACCAACAAGAAAACTTCTTCTGCTTCTTTTCTCTCAAACACAAGTTACTCACAAACAGAATACAACCAAGGTCCTCAAAGACttaggctcttgataccatttgttgggtttttgaacaatttatccGGAGGAAGTATGAAGCTCAGTTTAAAACTTGAGCAACAATGTAATTAACCCGGATAAAATATGAAAGAAGCTTAAGCTTCAAAGACTTGAGGCTTGAAAAAGGAAACTACcaacaaaacaaaattttttgGAAGAAATGATTTTTTCTTACTTTCCATTTCATCCGGCTAAAGTATATATGTGTTACAATAAAATTGAGAGTTACCAAACATAACTGCTCCCATAAATGCTTATCAAAAGCTTAGCTAAAATTACAAACAAAATATAGCTGACATACGAGCTATTACATTCAAATCTTGACCAAATCCTACTAACTTAAAAGTTAGATTACAAAGCAACCAAATCAAGTTACAAATAAACAAAATGATTCTGCTTCATTTGTTTCGGCTCCAATACTGGTTTGATGATTGCAGGCCAAAGTTTAACACCATGTACCAGAAATTTTGACAGAAGGTTCACAAGCATGTGGAATTGATGCCCATGCAATCTCAACCTATATTAATTCTTTCAGTTAGTAAAAAATCACATACTTGGACAGTTGTTACCTGTGATTCCGCTTTCACTCCTCCATTTGATCTAGTGGCCCCAGGAGCCTGTAACGATGACCAATGGCTTGATCCTTAACTTAAAGACTAGGGCATCAGAATATTTGTTTATAAATGTTTGTGCAACTAGTATCTACTACTGGCGAGGCATTTCTTGCTGTTAACAGGATTGAATTGCTTATAGTTAAATCTTTACAATTGTACAGATATGGTGGGTTTAGAGTAGGACTGGAGCGAGTGGTGATGCTCTTCTGCGGTCTGGGTAACATTCgaaaaaacttcatttttcccTCGTGACCCTCACAGATTGTAGCTCCGTGATGACATGATAAAGCCATTCTACTTTGAGATTATAAGTGTTATGTGGATAAAGAATCAATGGAATCTTAGTCCTGCTTTTATGTTTGGgaaattcaacttttaaaatgtgaatgcataaaatactaataactatatataatttagaaaagAAGAAATGCTTTATGGAAGCATTCAATTTCCATTCTCAATTTTCGAGTTTTCCgctcttaataatatttaattattattaatgagATATAATAAGATGATTATAAATGAAGGAGAGGGTTTTATTGATAGTTGAGCTCCTTCAAATTTAACAgtacaaattaaattatatcaataaCGGTGATTAGTACCTATACAAAATGAGAGTATAAGAGATTTAAGTTCTATACATTTTTATCCCTtaaaatttacaataattatCATGATaactctctctctatatataacaTGTATCATATTTAGTTGTCTCATTTGGATTAAACGTAACTATTTGTCTTTCCAAGCCACTGGAACCTGGTCTTCGTGCTCCTCCCTTACCAATGGCAGGTCTATCTCATGATGCTCATCATTTCCATCTCTTGAATTAGATTTCAAGTATCCAAAGAACTCAAAGAAATTGCATTTTTCTCATCATTCCATGTGAGAAAAGTGGATACATAACATACGAAAAACTccaatattttgtttaaattgtaaGAAGCTAACTGCAGGTGATGAACTCTCCAGCAAATGGTTATTGTAAACCCTCAACTACATGTATCACATCTTATCATAATATTGTAGAGTTAAGTGGTATTGGCATATGTTGTGTGTGCCACCTTTAAAATCCTATTGTATGCAATGAGAGTTATTTCTAGAATCCTAATAACTCCCATCCTATCCCATTCTCTTCTCTATTTCAGACCCCTGAATTTTTAATGgcttcatttccaaatgtttttgaGTCACCAGAGGTGAACTTAGTTAAATTTCATAACAACtctttttaagcttttttttttaattttatttttaatcttataattaatataaaaaattatgtttatttttaattttctttaatataatttacaaaattttactataaatttagtaatatttttaataaaatttagtaaaatgttatAAAGTAAtatctaaatattatttttctagtgataaaaataatttggtaaaaaaaatctaaatattaatttgagtgGCTCTCATTatcccaaattttaaaaaaaatctaatttatacaaGTATCCTATTCTTTTCATCAATATTTCTAATTCTGGCCATGCGAGTAAggttaaaaattaataagaaTTGGTTAATAAGAATTGGTTTCATTTACAAGACATAATAAGTTTAATAAAGGTAGTTAAAAGTACCATGGAAGCTCTTATACTAATAGTTGGATTGCATTTTCTCTCCTCTATTAAAAGAAATAggcaaattaatccttttacatTATATCAAAGAGCAAGTTAATCTTGTTAAAAATTGATTATTGTACATTATATGTTGCACATTACATGTCATAGTCTAATTATTCCATTAGTCAaatcagtttttaacagtagaaatgattaatttgctctttgatttaacatacaaggactaatttactcgatttttaaatagaaaagataaaatacaatctgactttTAATATGGGGAGGACATGGCACTTACGGTAAAGATATGATTAGGAAATGGTAGCTCAGTATTGGACATTCCGTATGAAAAGAAGGGCATGCTATTGCTATTGCTGCAATACTTGCTGAGATGAAATTACCTCATCTATATACTTTGAAACCTGGGATTAATTGGAACCAAACTATATTGTCTTAGATGCTTcaacatacacacatatatagaAGATATTATACTTCATTGAACTACATATTTATAATCAGAGGCCAAGTGAGGAGAGAAATAGCAGCAACAATCCAGTAGGTTAAAGTggtaatccatcttcaaacctcctTTGCCTGTTGACCCTGGCTATGAAATCATCAGCTCTTTTCTTCAATTCCTCACTAGCCAAAACAtcctcatttttttctttctttctggaTCCCTTCTTTACCTTTTCTTCATCAcctttcattttcttctctttctccaCTTCCAGAGTGGAACGATTGCCGAGTCTTTGACGACTCCGATCAACGTATTCATCGTAGTACATGTTCATATCACCAGAGGCTGAGGCAAAAAACTTGGATTCTCCAATCAAAACAACATCAATAAGGTTGCCTGCAATAAACAAAAGATTGGGGAGCTCATACATAAACAGAAAACATATTACAATGCAACTAAATGCTATGAACGTGTATATGAAAACCTTGTCCTGTTTCTTGGCTTTCTTTGATTTTTTGATGCCCTCAAACTCTTGCTTCAGCTTTGGATCCATGGGAGAGCATTATAGAGCTCACTCCAAAGGAAGAAAGAGTTCATATTAAGTGGATTTCCATATGAGACTGACCCCCTAAAGCATTGCAATCATATGATTATATAGCTGTGGAAAAGGTGGTAAATTTCGGCAAGATTTCCACATCTtgctttcattttctattttatcATAATGGTAGATTACTTTGTGAAAAGCCATGGGAGATCCCCTAATCATTTTGAGTCTTTCTAACGCTTCTAAATTCTTAGAATAGAAGGAAATCTTATATACTATTAAAAGCTATATTTGAAGTTCATTAGTTAGTTTAAATGAATAAGTTGGTGTTTGAATAGTAGCACCAAAGGCACATTTGCAATagtttcttatttcattttaatattgagTGCCACAATAAAGAAATCACCCCCCCCCACTTAGAAAAAGCATTCATGTTTTCCTTTATATTATCAGTGGTTTTGGCTAGGTGATCTTTAGCTTTTTTTCCTTCAATAATTGTATTAGTCCACTACAGGTGGCGTAGGACATTGGGGAGTGGGTCATACATGATAAAAGAGTAGCCCCTGACTAAGCAGATGTGTTATATGATGGTCACTTAAACAATTAGCTGAATCTGAACAATGATGCTTTTAATTTGATGATAACAATTTCTCATAAAGTCTATTCATCTTTTTCAATGCAACTTTACCCACCATAAACTGAAAACCACTACTTTTAATTCACCTTATTTAAACTTTGCCATACATAATCTATCAAGATTATTTGAAGGGTTATTATTTCATTccttaatatttaaatatcatatgGTAACTTCTTAAAACTCTACAGAATCCTACAAGGTCCATTCAATCAAGCACTCTCGAAGGATTTCTTGAGAATCACAAATTATGATTCATTAGCAACAGTGTTGGCTCCCAATTCTTCAAAAATGATTACAAGTTTTAAAGTTTTGCTTTTCTAGAATTTCAGTTTTAGGCAACAATAACATTAGATGATCCTATAAAAAGCTTTAACAGCATCAAAGCCTGCTCTGCTCAGCTTCTAGTGCTGGGCCCTGATATATCCTCTATCAAGCCCTTCCCATCCATGGCATCAAAGAAGAAGAAATTCTTGAGTGGATCCCCTTTGCCTGATATTGCTTTGATCACCTCCTACATCACTCAACACTCAATCACATTAAAGAAATATACTAATAACCCTGTACCTGAGTCAAATATGGATACCtcaagaaagatgaagaatcaaagcaacataggtatttaattgtttcAAAAGAGGGACAAGAAAAAAACATCGAACCTGTCCAAGTATTCCTCCAATGATGGCACAAACTGGAGGGAACTCCCTTGTATCTGTTAGAAGTCTTTCTAGAAGTGCATCGGGTATTTGAGACTCGTCCAGTGACTGCATTAAATCAATATAGCATATGTATGAAAATGCAACACATTACTATACAAGTGTAGATTAAACTGCTCAATACTGTACATTTGTTTCACAAAGTtcctttctgagcttcaaaacACCTGGAAGATCAGCAATGGTGGTTTCTCCGGGATTACGACCTTCAACATCTTCAAATTGCTCTATCACTGAAAGAACATAGAGAAATCATGTAATCAGTTGCACTACCAAGACAAGTTCAAAACAAAGCTAATAATAAGTAAACAAGGTCTCATGTAAAATTGGCCAAGTTTAACAAAAAAGGAAAATCGGTACAGTAAAATGGTTCATCAAGAGGCATGccagcatgaatgcaaaaaaaggATACTATGTTTTGCCTAAATTCAACAGATTCAAATTTTAGTTGCTTGATTTCAACTCTGCCATTTACTCGAGTAAAAAGCAAGAACGGATTTAGCATACCTCTCATAGCAAAGTAAAGCTTTGACACTCTTCTCGGAAGTGCTCTCCAAGGTACCGAAATGGCTTCCTGCAGTGGAAAAGAATGTACACGGTTCAGATGGCACATCATTACATGATAAAATCGTAGCATATGAGGCAGCATGGCACAATATGTACTAAGGTTGATTATAAGAAAATGCCTTTAGGTGTACTTATACTTATCAACACAAATCATTGCTCGTAACAAGCATAAACCATTTCATACCTCAAAGCTCGGGTATTCTATCTGGCATTCAATGGTTTCCTCGAGCTTTTTCTGaaaaattaaaaagggaaaaaggggAAATAAATACTTATAAACCGGAGTCCGATTAACATAGAATAAAAGTGGCTTACTAGCTTGTCTAGcaagcataaaaatttactaaaattagttaaatgtttaatattatcACCTTTGAATATTTATAGTCCAGTAAATCGACGAACATTTCACCACATGAGCCTCTACACTCAACTGTATAAAATGCTACACGCTTTGATAATTTCCGACACTTTTGATTGATCAATTTCTGAGATAAAACTGAAGTTTCAGTAGCAAATTTGAAGCGCAAACACATCAAGGCATCAAATAATTTGAAAGATCTATTGAGAATCATTATCTAAGTACCTTTTTTCCAAGAGAGCAACAACTGATGATCACAGCATCAAACTTTTCAAAGAACTCGACACCAAATGTTGATATATCGCCTGCAGTCCTCCCAAAAGAAATAGATTTACTACTTGTAAAGGGACTGAAATccaaaaacaaaatttacaagCACTGCTACTATTTTTTTTCACTGAACACTACATGAAACTACGAAgcatatgcaaaaaaaaaaaccaacgaATTAAGCGGCTAACCTGTTTCCACAGCAACATGAACCATGTGGTTGAATTCTTTCAAAGAATCACAGCAAACCTCGGCCAGAGTTTTCCCGTTGTAGTGATTTTCATGAGGCAATATCAAAAAATTCACAGATAAAGACTCATCGGTAACGATCCGATCATCCACCAATGTCACACTACCAACTCCTGCCAGTACAATGTTCTTGCAAAACTACCCATAAccacaaatttaaatataagacATTgactaaaaaataacaaaagacTTGTAGTAATAAAGCAAGTAAGACCCATTGTGTAAAATACCATAAAATGTTATACCTCAGCAACAGTTCCTTTCATTCCACAGATTAGAATGTGAGATTTGCTTAGTCTAAAACATAAAtggaaaaccaaaaaaaaaaaaaaaactcatgaaggttaaaagaaattcaaagaataaagaaaaataaaggcacggtcaaaataataaataaaattaccttCTTTGAGCATCAGCACCCCAAACCCTAATTTGCCTATCATAAAGAGCAGTCTCCTGCTCTGTCAACTCCTCTCCATCCATTTCAAGCTTTAAACTTTTAATCCCAAAGGCAAAAagaattacaaaaagaaaaaaaaaactaagaacaATAAGAGAAGTGagaaccctaaaaccctaaattaagTAAGAACTACTACAATTAGAGCTTTCAGAGCAAACCCAAGTTTTTTGCAGTGTCAAGAACATGAAAAGAGGCTACTTTTAAGAATAAGGGTCAACCTTTCATTCTTTCTCTGTTTGACTCAGCGCTAATGCGAGTTTGTGATTCGGAATTGattgctgttttttttttcttttgggccATTAACTTGGCCCAAAAGAGCTGAAATATTGCTGACTTAAGATTTGAATGTATTTACAAGTAGGATGAATTTCTTATTCATCACCGTAAAGATACAGATGGACTTTTCATCAAATACCCATGATTATACAGGATTAAAACGATGAAGAACCCAATCATGAAATTCTACTGATATTAGAGTACGAATTTAAGATTATTTAATGTATGTTTGAAGGATCACTGCATTGATCAATTGTGTTAAGCTTCATGTTGTAATAAGGGAGTTTAATACTATATAGCAATAGTTTTGTTTCTCTAATCTAAGGAGCCTACACAAAGTTGCATCTGCAGGCATTAATGGCAGGTTGCAAAGAATTGAATTGTGAAAGAATATGTATGAAGGTCTTGCCTGGAAAATATTGGAATAAGAAGGTTTGTGTTCCAAAGAATCCACTGTTCTTTTGGTTGTTCAACAATCTTCAATAATTCCTTCAACCCTGCAAATTAAAAACAAGTATAAAAGTTGAAGGCAGTAGAAGAAACATGTAGGGGTTTGATTATGTTCAACACTGAAACTTAAATTACTACCATCTCCTTGATTATTCCGGTACTTGAAGTTTTCTGACATGGTGAAAAGCAGTTTGTTTGCCCCAACAATGGCTGCCAATCGAGTTTTAGAAATTGTTTCATCCAAAAGCTGGTGCTCTTCGGTTTCTACCCAAAAGAATGTGGACGGTCGGGGTCCATAAATGAATGCTaatataattaagtttcaaagtTTTTATACTCGATGATCTTACTCAATATTTCACCCACGTTGATCGCCACTCCTGCATGTTGCCATATTATAGCTATTCATCCAAGTTTCGATCGCCTCCTAGTGCTACAATTTTGTCAATCATTTTGTCAATGTCAGCCTTTTTCTCCTTTGATTTATTTTACTAATGACAAGTGTTGAGTTCTTCCTTACATGACCTACATATAGGACATCTTTTAATTTGTCTTCATCCCACATCAAAATCTATTTAGTCATAAAAATTTATCCgttatattattttagaatttcgtaaaatttaatataaaaaattttggaaGCATTACACTCTCTTGCTTCCCTAAACCAACTTGAgctagaaagaaaagaaaagaaaatgaaaattttgatcccaACCTtgtttaataaaagaattttaaccaTTAACACACTTGGAATTTGATTTGAATAGAAAATgcaagagagaaaattgggaggatttttttttttttgatttttgaaaaacaaaccGTGCAAAGGGAGAGAACTAACAACTAAATTTTCAAATTGGGAAATTTACCGCTTAAAAGACTCTCCACTTCTAAACTTTATTTCCTAATTTTCATACCTTTATCCCAACAATTTTACTATTCTTACAATCTAGTCCATAAGCTTAAAATtctaaattatcatttttaactaattaacACATCTAATTAATCAACTTCTAAACCAATACTTTATTCATTCTTGAAAATTTCCCAATTTAACTTCctaaaattatttgatttaagaaaaccagcttaaaattgaattttttaaaaatcgagGTGTTACACCTTCTTCTCTGCTTCGGTTtccaaataagtaaaataaaccACTTCATTCCTTAATGCCCAAGTTCAGAGGCGTAATCCTCACCCAGAATACCAACCAAGACAAGTTCATCCCTGGCAACATCGGCAAGATGAAAGAAAAGTTTTAAGGCATGATATTTAGGCTTTGAGACTTGATACTGAAAATATAGACTAAGCCTATTGTTTGATTAATCCTCTAGTGTCATGGGTTGCAAAGGGAAACTTGCAACTACGACGGACTTGTGCGATTTATCGCTTTtgagggaggtcatttggcccaatcagacTGGTCCAGTGCTTGGAGAGATTGAAAGCCCATCTCCGGAGCTTGGCAAATATGGAAAGTAATCTTCAAAGATATGCTTGGAAAATATGGAATGGGATTTTCAAAGATATGCGATCCTAGACTTGAATGTAATCTTTAGAAGATACGAttatgtaatcttagagatttgatatctTGATAGCTTTAGATCTTAGCCATTGATGTATTTCGATCTGTACCGTTGATATTGggaaggctcaactataaatagaggcctctcccccttATTGTATTCATTCAGtgattaatagaattttgagagcattcactcaaacttttctctcaacttttctctcaactgttcttatttttctgttacttttgttcatcttttgagatcgttcttacttcgttcttctgttgTTCTTCGTGGGTTCTTTAGAGGAGTTATATTGAATCCTCAATTGTTGCGagataggctgacttaggcgtttttgagCGGAGAAACGCTTAAGGCCGCACGAATTGCTTGGGAAAACTTTAAGTCCGTGACACTAGTGCTTGAGATTGTAGGGTCGACCTCCTCACCACTTTTAAGTTCCCCAaagggttttttacaaaaataagataaaataataaaataatatttaaataatacaacCAAAAAAGTATTACCAAAATGGTACATCCCAGGGTGGTGTCGCCTATGGCAGTGGCGTGACCACCCTggtctgacatttttctgacattttttgttaatttatgtaaataatttatttattttaggtgttattattattattgttgaataattttaatttaattcagatttaatttttaaatttatttttttgcaagGTGTTATTTGGTTAAAGAGagatattaaggtatgtttgtatttattttatattttcattcattcctaatttatgtttaatttttattgaagtaaaaaagcatatatatgttatgtgcaaagaatgttttattattattattttatgtaatttatttgttaagtgtgttttaggttgattagatatattttttataaaatttatttggcatgttatattctgattattttaaattttttcttatgTGATGGGGTTTTAAACAttttacaaaaatagtataaaaataaaatactaaaaaaatatcttaataaaaaaataaaatacgaaaaaaaaattttggggaaagTGGTGGTGGCgagttttttactaaaataatataaaaataaaatacgaaaataatatattttaaaaaataaaatccaaaaatttaaaaaatacaaacaaagggTCAAAATTAgggttatttactaaattaataaaaatactaaaataatacatttgaaacatttatgtactaaaataatataaaaaatacgaaaatagtatattttaaaaaataaaatctgaaaataaaaaaataccaacAAAGTGTCAAAATTAGggttatttgttaaattaatataaaaacacttaaataatacatttgaaacattatgtgctaaaataatatataaaaaataaaatacgaaa
Protein-coding sequences here:
- the LOC107886222 gene encoding SUMO-activating enzyme subunit 1B-1 translates to MDGEELTEQETALYDRQIRVWGADAQRRLSKSHILICGMKGTVAEFCKNIVLAGVGSVTLVDDRIVTDESLSVNFLILPHENHYNGKTLAEVCCDSLKEFNHMVHVAVETGDISTFGVEFFEKFDAVIISCCSLGKKKLINQKCRKLSKRVAFYTVECRGSCGEMFVDLLDYKYSKKKLEETIECQIEYPSFEEAISVPWRALPRRVSKLYFAMRVIEQFEDVEGRNPGETTIADLPGVLKLRKELCETNSLDESQIPDALLERLLTDTREFPPVCAIIGGILGQEVIKAISGKGDPLKNFFFFDAMDGKGLIEDISGPSTRS